The following coding sequences are from one Vulpes vulpes isolate BD-2025 chromosome 12, VulVul3, whole genome shotgun sequence window:
- the TRIM7 gene encoding E3 ubiquitin-protein ligase TRIM7 isoform X1 gives MAAVGLRTDPGAGAEALALAAELQGETTCSICLELFREPVSVECGHSFCRSCIARCWERPGPGPGPGPGLPCPLPCPQCREPVRPSQLRPNRHLASVATLLRRFSLPGAAPGERGLAEAAGPGCAQHGEPLKLYCQDDGRAICVVCDRAREHRAHAVLPLDEAVQEAQELLESRLKVLKKDLEDYEAFRSTEEKESKELLKQMAAEREKAGAEFQALRAFLVEQEGRLLGRLEELSREVTQKRNENIAQLEGEITQLSKLSSQIQETSQKPDLEFLQEFKNTLSRCSNVPGPKPTTVSSEMKNKVWNVSLKTFVLKGLLKKFKEDLREELEKEEKVCSWGIGGGEGADRAVPGACVGRLSLSLPSVELTLDPDTANPRLILSLDLKSVRLGQRAQDLPCHPCRFDTNTRVLASCGFSSGRHHWEVEVGSKDGWAFGVARESVRRKGLTPFTPEEGVWALQLHGGKYWAVTSPERTPLGCGHLSRVRVALDLEVGAVSFYAAEDMRHLYTFRVNFHERVFPLFSVCSTGTYLRIWP, from the exons ATGGCGGCGGTGGGGCTGCGGACGgaccccggggccggggccgaggcGCTGGCCCTGGCGGCAGAACTGCAGGGCGAGACCACCTGCTCCATCTGCCTGGAGCTCTTCCGCGAACCTGTGTCGGTCGAGTGCGGTCACAGTTTCTGCCGCTCCTGCATAGCGCGCTGCTGGgagcgccccggccccggccccggccccggccccgggctgccctgcccgctgccctgcccccagTGCCGGGAGCCAGTGCGGCCCAGCCAGCTGCGGCCCAACCGGCATCTGGCCTCGGTGGCCACGCTGCTGCGGCGCTTCAGCCTACCTGGGGCCGCGCCCGGCGAGCGCGGACTCGCGGaggcggccgggccgggctgcgCCCAGCACGGCGAGCCGCTCAAGCTCTACTGCCAGGACGACGGCCGCGCCATTTGCGTGGTGTGCGACCGCGCCCGCGAACACCGCGCGCACGCGGTGCTGCCCCTGGACGAGGCTGTGCAGGAGGCTCAG GAACTCCTGGAGTCCAGGCTGAAGGTCTTGAAGAAGGATCTGGAGGACTATGAAGCATTTCGTTCCACTGAAGAGAAGGAGAGCAAGGAGCTTCTG AAGCAGATGGCAGCTGAGCGAGAGAAGGCGGGCGCGGAGTTCCAGGCACTGAGGGCCTTCCTGGTAGAGCAGGAAGGCCGGCTCTTGGGCCGCCTGGAGGAGCTGTCCCGGGAGGTGACACAGAAGCGGAATGAGAACATAGCTCAGCTTGAGGGTGAGATCACCCAGCTCTCCAAGCTCAGCAGCCAAATCCAGGAGACATCTCAAAAGCCTGACCTTGAATTTCTCCAG GAATTCAAAAACACCTTAAGCAG GTGCAGCAATGTGCCTGGCCCCAAGCCAACCACAGTCTcttctgagatgaaaaataaagtctgGAATGTTTCCCTCAAGACCTTTGTCTTAAAGGGGCTGCTCAAGAAGTTCAAAG AGGATCTTCGAGAAGAactggagaaagaggagaaag TGTGCTCGTGGGGGATCGGTGGAGGGGAAGGAGCCGACAGAGCTGTGCCAGGGGCTTGCGTGGGacgcctctctctgtctctgccttcagtGGAGCTGACCTTGGACCCGGACACCGCCAACCCCCGCCTCATCCTCTCCCTGGATCTTAAGAGCGTGCGCCTCGGGCAGCGGGCGCAGGACCTGCCCTGCCACCCTTGCCGCTTCGACACCAACACACGGGTGCTGGCGTCCTGCGGCTTCTCGTCCGGCAGGCACCactgggaggtggaggtgggctCCAAGGACGGCTGGGCCTTCGGTGTGGCGCGGGAGAGCGTGCGCCGCAAGGGCCTCACGCCCTTCACCCCGGAGGAGGGCGTGTGGGCGCTGCAGCTCCACGGCGGCAAGTACTGGGCGGTGACCAGCCCCGAACGGACGCCCCTCGGCTGTGGCCACCTGTCCCGAGTGCGCGTGGCCCTGGATCTGGAAGTGGGGGCCGTGTCCTTCTACGCCGCGGAGGACATGCGCCACCTCTACACCTTCCGCGTCAACTTCCACGAGCGCGTGTTTCCCCTTTTCTCTGTCTGCTCCACCGGCACCTACTTGCGAATTTGGCCTTGA
- the TRIM7 gene encoding E3 ubiquitin-protein ligase TRIM7 isoform X2, with protein MAAVGLRTDPGAGAEALALAAELQGETTCSICLELFREPVSVECGHSFCRSCIARCWERPGPGPGPGPGLPCPLPCPQCREPVRPSQLRPNRHLASVATLLRRFSLPGAAPGERGLAEAAGPGCAQHGEPLKLYCQDDGRAICVVCDRAREHRAHAVLPLDEAVQEAQELLESRLKVLKKDLEDYEAFRSTEEKESKELLKQMAAEREKAGAEFQALRAFLVEQEGRLLGRLEELSREVTQKRNENIAQLEGEITQLSKLSSQIQETSQKPDLEFLQEFKNTLSRCSNVPGPKPTTVSSEMKNKVWNVSLKTFVLKGLLKKFKEDLREELEKEEKVELTLDPDTANPRLILSLDLKSVRLGQRAQDLPCHPCRFDTNTRVLASCGFSSGRHHWEVEVGSKDGWAFGVARESVRRKGLTPFTPEEGVWALQLHGGKYWAVTSPERTPLGCGHLSRVRVALDLEVGAVSFYAAEDMRHLYTFRVNFHERVFPLFSVCSTGTYLRIWP; from the exons ATGGCGGCGGTGGGGCTGCGGACGgaccccggggccggggccgaggcGCTGGCCCTGGCGGCAGAACTGCAGGGCGAGACCACCTGCTCCATCTGCCTGGAGCTCTTCCGCGAACCTGTGTCGGTCGAGTGCGGTCACAGTTTCTGCCGCTCCTGCATAGCGCGCTGCTGGgagcgccccggccccggccccggccccggccccgggctgccctgcccgctgccctgcccccagTGCCGGGAGCCAGTGCGGCCCAGCCAGCTGCGGCCCAACCGGCATCTGGCCTCGGTGGCCACGCTGCTGCGGCGCTTCAGCCTACCTGGGGCCGCGCCCGGCGAGCGCGGACTCGCGGaggcggccgggccgggctgcgCCCAGCACGGCGAGCCGCTCAAGCTCTACTGCCAGGACGACGGCCGCGCCATTTGCGTGGTGTGCGACCGCGCCCGCGAACACCGCGCGCACGCGGTGCTGCCCCTGGACGAGGCTGTGCAGGAGGCTCAG GAACTCCTGGAGTCCAGGCTGAAGGTCTTGAAGAAGGATCTGGAGGACTATGAAGCATTTCGTTCCACTGAAGAGAAGGAGAGCAAGGAGCTTCTG AAGCAGATGGCAGCTGAGCGAGAGAAGGCGGGCGCGGAGTTCCAGGCACTGAGGGCCTTCCTGGTAGAGCAGGAAGGCCGGCTCTTGGGCCGCCTGGAGGAGCTGTCCCGGGAGGTGACACAGAAGCGGAATGAGAACATAGCTCAGCTTGAGGGTGAGATCACCCAGCTCTCCAAGCTCAGCAGCCAAATCCAGGAGACATCTCAAAAGCCTGACCTTGAATTTCTCCAG GAATTCAAAAACACCTTAAGCAG GTGCAGCAATGTGCCTGGCCCCAAGCCAACCACAGTCTcttctgagatgaaaaataaagtctgGAATGTTTCCCTCAAGACCTTTGTCTTAAAGGGGCTGCTCAAGAAGTTCAAAG AGGATCTTCGAGAAGAactggagaaagaggagaaag tGGAGCTGACCTTGGACCCGGACACCGCCAACCCCCGCCTCATCCTCTCCCTGGATCTTAAGAGCGTGCGCCTCGGGCAGCGGGCGCAGGACCTGCCCTGCCACCCTTGCCGCTTCGACACCAACACACGGGTGCTGGCGTCCTGCGGCTTCTCGTCCGGCAGGCACCactgggaggtggaggtgggctCCAAGGACGGCTGGGCCTTCGGTGTGGCGCGGGAGAGCGTGCGCCGCAAGGGCCTCACGCCCTTCACCCCGGAGGAGGGCGTGTGGGCGCTGCAGCTCCACGGCGGCAAGTACTGGGCGGTGACCAGCCCCGAACGGACGCCCCTCGGCTGTGGCCACCTGTCCCGAGTGCGCGTGGCCCTGGATCTGGAAGTGGGGGCCGTGTCCTTCTACGCCGCGGAGGACATGCGCCACCTCTACACCTTCCGCGTCAACTTCCACGAGCGCGTGTTTCCCCTTTTCTCTGTCTGCTCCACCGGCACCTACTTGCGAATTTGGCCTTGA
- the TRIM7 gene encoding E3 ubiquitin-protein ligase TRIM7 isoform X4: protein MAAEREKAGAEFQALRAFLVEQEGRLLGRLEELSREVTQKRNENIAQLEGEITQLSKLSSQIQETSQKPDLEFLQEFKNTLSRCSNVPGPKPTTVSSEMKNKVWNVSLKTFVLKGLLKKFKEDLREELEKEEKVELTLDPDTANPRLILSLDLKSVRLGQRAQDLPCHPCRFDTNTRVLASCGFSSGRHHWEVEVGSKDGWAFGVARESVRRKGLTPFTPEEGVWALQLHGGKYWAVTSPERTPLGCGHLSRVRVALDLEVGAVSFYAAEDMRHLYTFRVNFHERVFPLFSVCSTGTYLRIWP, encoded by the exons ATGGCAGCTGAGCGAGAGAAGGCGGGCGCGGAGTTCCAGGCACTGAGGGCCTTCCTGGTAGAGCAGGAAGGCCGGCTCTTGGGCCGCCTGGAGGAGCTGTCCCGGGAGGTGACACAGAAGCGGAATGAGAACATAGCTCAGCTTGAGGGTGAGATCACCCAGCTCTCCAAGCTCAGCAGCCAAATCCAGGAGACATCTCAAAAGCCTGACCTTGAATTTCTCCAG GAATTCAAAAACACCTTAAGCAG GTGCAGCAATGTGCCTGGCCCCAAGCCAACCACAGTCTcttctgagatgaaaaataaagtctgGAATGTTTCCCTCAAGACCTTTGTCTTAAAGGGGCTGCTCAAGAAGTTCAAAG AGGATCTTCGAGAAGAactggagaaagaggagaaag tGGAGCTGACCTTGGACCCGGACACCGCCAACCCCCGCCTCATCCTCTCCCTGGATCTTAAGAGCGTGCGCCTCGGGCAGCGGGCGCAGGACCTGCCCTGCCACCCTTGCCGCTTCGACACCAACACACGGGTGCTGGCGTCCTGCGGCTTCTCGTCCGGCAGGCACCactgggaggtggaggtgggctCCAAGGACGGCTGGGCCTTCGGTGTGGCGCGGGAGAGCGTGCGCCGCAAGGGCCTCACGCCCTTCACCCCGGAGGAGGGCGTGTGGGCGCTGCAGCTCCACGGCGGCAAGTACTGGGCGGTGACCAGCCCCGAACGGACGCCCCTCGGCTGTGGCCACCTGTCCCGAGTGCGCGTGGCCCTGGATCTGGAAGTGGGGGCCGTGTCCTTCTACGCCGCGGAGGACATGCGCCACCTCTACACCTTCCGCGTCAACTTCCACGAGCGCGTGTTTCCCCTTTTCTCTGTCTGCTCCACCGGCACCTACTTGCGAATTTGGCCTTGA
- the TRIM7 gene encoding E3 ubiquitin-protein ligase TRIM7 isoform X3, translating into MAAVGLRTDPGAGAEALALAAELQGETTCSICLELFREPVSVECGHSFCRSCIARCWERPGPGPGPGPGLPCPLPCPQCREPVRPSQLRPNRHLASVATLLRRFSLPGAAPGERGLAEAAGPGCAQHGEPLKLYCQDDGRAICVVCDRAREHRAHAVLPLDEAVQEAQELLESRLKVLKKDLEDYEAFRSTEEKESKELLKQMAAEREKAGAEFQALRAFLVEQEGRLLGRLEELSREVTQKRNENIAQLEGEITQLSKLSSQIQETSQKPDLEFLQSQGRLSGSVVELLPFAHGVILGSGIESHIGLPAGACFSLCLCFCLSLVFLMNK; encoded by the exons ATGGCGGCGGTGGGGCTGCGGACGgaccccggggccggggccgaggcGCTGGCCCTGGCGGCAGAACTGCAGGGCGAGACCACCTGCTCCATCTGCCTGGAGCTCTTCCGCGAACCTGTGTCGGTCGAGTGCGGTCACAGTTTCTGCCGCTCCTGCATAGCGCGCTGCTGGgagcgccccggccccggccccggccccggccccgggctgccctgcccgctgccctgcccccagTGCCGGGAGCCAGTGCGGCCCAGCCAGCTGCGGCCCAACCGGCATCTGGCCTCGGTGGCCACGCTGCTGCGGCGCTTCAGCCTACCTGGGGCCGCGCCCGGCGAGCGCGGACTCGCGGaggcggccgggccgggctgcgCCCAGCACGGCGAGCCGCTCAAGCTCTACTGCCAGGACGACGGCCGCGCCATTTGCGTGGTGTGCGACCGCGCCCGCGAACACCGCGCGCACGCGGTGCTGCCCCTGGACGAGGCTGTGCAGGAGGCTCAG GAACTCCTGGAGTCCAGGCTGAAGGTCTTGAAGAAGGATCTGGAGGACTATGAAGCATTTCGTTCCACTGAAGAGAAGGAGAGCAAGGAGCTTCTG AAGCAGATGGCAGCTGAGCGAGAGAAGGCGGGCGCGGAGTTCCAGGCACTGAGGGCCTTCCTGGTAGAGCAGGAAGGCCGGCTCTTGGGCCGCCTGGAGGAGCTGTCCCGGGAGGTGACACAGAAGCGGAATGAGAACATAGCTCAGCTTGAGGGTGAGATCACCCAGCTCTCCAAGCTCAGCAGCCAAATCCAGGAGACATCTCAAAAGCCTGACCTTGAATTTCTCCAG tcacagggacgcctgagtggctcagtggttgagcttctgcctttcgCTCACggtgtgattctgggatctgggattgagtcccacatcgggctccctgcaggagcctgcttctccctctgcctgtgcttctgcctctccctcgtgtttctcatgaataaataa